The Triticum dicoccoides isolate Atlit2015 ecotype Zavitan chromosome 6A, WEW_v2.0, whole genome shotgun sequence genome has a window encoding:
- the LOC119315045 gene encoding uncharacterized protein LOC119315045, translated as MRTEVIKADTIDAAVEGILNELKDTSRRENSIYFDGWDGLGASTVLQVVAQYLASNKKTIPPGLLFEHVIHIDCSKWESTRAVQREISMQLKLPSRVIEMFNKQDEEEDFSGITDQGSRMEIPEVAAEIKRSIQGRRFLLVLQNGGDEEVNIANLGLYIYGYLSSKVVWTFQGRFRIDSKMREKVMKKNTTDVLLSASCSERDTQELWSYLLREEAIQVVCKYGIDPAIAVKCFLYMLTLNCIRGHHVETEFDLAIHTCNYWMCDGIIQKVTNINEAWQVSDALEAQMRLDIDYCHNELPSHLVRHDESIPHWSSPANGFLLVPAGVIPNGMFQHFDKLGVLKLFKCTFSFSSPPFLYCHILRFLWLDHCQDLRNTNAEKRDEENTTRSWTCFRSLWVLDLRYTDCDWILSAWMMDLMTQLRELNVMGAENWDMSHLQGRIRNIRKLRVTKSTCFFNNHVFSEMESMELLDFSGNRITQGMTCLSGPASNSSLKSFIIDGCDGLKTICFRGCKELDNLFLKGSLESLEELDLSGTRVKTLNLIGVDARSLPKQIILLGCEKLHAILWPLSMTKEGLPKVLHIDTTSPSTIAYEGEAPLVHSHADLSLHQQKEEMFKGGWRICLTDARLLRSLSPAESFLKDSAIHIDICTAAVVGGSNIQGTSSNKLVQVQPRTSILMHSKYRDAFRNDPIPAVMMWEWDYPKIPNLMMTKYTCFIKIIMHGRGNRLLEDAAGDLVSTSALLLPKFICDLVTSLHVYDNLSITSIPGPPQGSGWHRLRWCRVERCPRLHTVFTVPHGTSEDLGGDSFRYLETLWASKLLSALYIWDRQVEKGYLNSLVLLHLDHCPRLVHVLPFSIRIKHTLYYLETLEIVYCGDLKEVFPLSPELQEQNKILEFHNLKRIHLHELPKLQRIYGRSISAPYLETVKIRGCWSLRRLPAVGRYTEPPKVECEKEWWDNLEWDGLEEYHHPSLYEPTHSLYYKKAQLPRGTVLW; from the exons ATGCGTACGGAG GTTATCAAGGCAGACACCATTGATGCGGCTGTTGAAGGAATTCTCAATGAACTCAAGGATACTAGTAGAAGAGAAAATTCCATCTACTTTGATGGCTGGGACGGGCTTGGGGCATCTACGGTGCTGCAAGTTGTAGCCCAATATCTGGCATCAAACAAGAAGACAATACCTCCAGGACTGTTGTTTGAGCATGTCATCCACATTGACTGTTCAAAGTGGGAGAGCACAAGAGCAGTGCAGAGGGAAATCTCTATGCAGCTGAAGCTTCCCAGTCGAGTGATTGAGATGTTTAACAAGCAAGATGAGGAGGAGGATTTCAGTGGAATTACTGATCAAGGCTCTCGCATGGAAATACCAGAGGTTGCGGCagagatcaagaggagcatacaGGGCCGCAGGTTTCTGCTGGTTCTTCAGAATGGAGGGGATGAGGAGGTTAACATAGCTAACCTTGGTCTTTACATATACGGGTACTTGAGTAGCAAGGTGGTATGGACCTTCCAAGGGAGGTTCCGGATCGACTCCAAGATGAGAGAAAAGGTCATGAAGAAGAACACCACAGATGTTCTTCTCTCAGCTTCATGCTCTGAGCGAGATACACAAGAGTTGTGGTCATATCTACTTCGTGAAGAGGCTATACAAGTTGTTTGCAAGTATGGCATTGACCCTGCAATAGCTGTTAAATGCTTCTTGTATATGTTGACACTAAATTGCATCCGCGGCCATCATGTCGAAACTGAGTTTGATTTGGCTATACATACTTGCAACTATTGGATGTGTGATGGGATCATACAGAAAGTCACGAACATCAATGAAGCGTGGCAAGTCAGTGATGCTCTGGAGGCTCAGATGCGACTGGATATAGACTACTGCCATAATGAATTGCCCTCTCACTTGGTaaggcatgatgagagcattcctcATTGGTCTTCACCGGCAAATGGATTTCTATTGGTTCCGGCTGGAGTCATTCCTAATGGAATGTTTCAGCATTTTGACAAGCTTGGTGTCCTAAAACTCTTTAAGTGCACCTTCAGCTTTTCATCGCCCCCATTTCTCTACTGCCACATCCTTAGATTTCTATGGCTTGACCACTGCCAAGACCTAAGAAACACAAATGCAGAAAAAAGGGATGAGGAAAACACCACTAGATCATGGACATGCTTCAGAAGCTTGTGGGTGCTTGACCTGCGCTACACAGATTGTGATTGGATCTTGTCTGCATGGATGATGGATCTCATGACCCAGCTCAGGGAGCTAAATGTGATGGGTGCTGAAAACTGGGACATGAGCCATTTGCAAGGACGAATTCGTAACATTCGCAAGCTCCGGGTAACAAAGTCCACCTGCTTCTTCAACAACCACGTGTTCTCAGAGATGGAAAGCATGGAGCTTCTTGATTTTTCAGGAAATCGCATCACACAAGGCATGACATGCTTATCTGGACCAGCAAGCAACAGTAGCCTTAAGAGCTTCATTATTGACGGATGTGATGGGTTAAAAACTATCTGTTTTAGGGGCTGCAAAGAATTGGACAATCTATTCTTGAAAGGGTCTTTGGAGAGTCTCGAGGAGCTGGACCTCTCAGGCACAAGAGTGAAAACCCTCAACCTGATAGGAGTGGATGCCAGATCACTCCCCAAGCAGATCATCCTGCTAGGCTGCGAGAAGCTCCATGCAATATTGTGGCCACTGAGTATGACAAAGGAAGGGTTGCCAAAAGTGCTGCACATTGACACCACATCTCCATCAACAATAGCTTACGAAGGGGAGGCACCACTTGTGCACTCGCATGCTGATCTATCCCTCCACCAGCAGAAAGAAGAAATGTTTAAGGGTGGGTGGCGGATTTGTCTCACGGATGCAAGGCTCCTTAGGTCCCTCTCTCCTGCAGAAAGTTTTTTAAAAGACTCAGCCATACATATTGATATCTGTACAGCAGCTGTTGTTGGTGGTAGCAACATCCAAGGAACAAGCAGTAACAAACTAGTGCAAGTCCAACCGCGTACAAGCATCTTGATGCACTCGAAGTACAGAGATGCCTTTAGGAATGACCCAATTCCAGCAGTGATGATGTGGGAGTGGGACTACCCCAAGATACCGAACTTGATGATGACCAAATATACATGCTTCATAAAGATAATAATGCACGGGCGGGGCAACAGACTCTTGGAGGATGCTGCAGGTGACTTGGTTAGTACTAGTGCTTTATTATTGCCTAAGTTTATATGTGACTTGGTTACATCGTTGCACGTGTATGATAACTTGTCCATCACTAGTATCCCTGGACCTCCCCAAGGATCAGGATGGCATAGACTAAGATGGTGCCGCGTGGAGAGATGCCCTAGGTTACACACAGTCTTCACTGTCCCCCATGGCACTAGCGAGGACCTTGGCGGGGACAGCTTTCGGTATCTGGAAACATTATGGGCGTCCAAGCTCCTCTCTGCACTATACATCTGGGACAGGCAAGTTGAAAAAGGTTATTTGAATTCCCTGGTGTTATTGCACCTGGACCACTGCCCCAGGCTCGTACATGTGCTCCCCTTCTCCATACGGATAAAACACACCTTGTATTACCTTGAGACCCTTGAGATAGTGTACTGCGGTGACCTCAAGGAGGTATTCCCTTTGAGCCCTGAGCTTCAAGAGCAGAATAAAATTCTAGAGTTCCACAATTTGAAGCGCATCCACCTGCATGAGCTCCCAAAGTTGCAGCGCATCTATGGGCGTAGTATATCTGCACCTTACCTTGAGACCGTCAAGATCAGGGGCTGTTGGAGCCTTAGGCGTCTTCCTGCCGTCGGACGCTACACCGAGCCGCCCAAGGTGGAGTGCGAGAAGGAATGGTGGGACAACCTAGAGTGGGACGGGTTGGAAGAGTACCACCATCCTTCGCTCTACGAGCCGACCCACTCGTTGTACTACAAGAAGGCCCAGCTGCCAAGAGGCACAGTACTCTGGTGA